The Candidatus Polarisedimenticolaceae bacterium genome segment CGAACCCCGACCTCCTCGAGAAGTACGCGGCGCGCACCCACCACCTGCTCGTCGACGAATACCAGGACACCAACCGCCCGCAGTACCTGATGGTCCGCGCTCTCGGGACCGCCCACCGCAACGTGTTCGTGGTCGGCGACGAGGACCAGTCGATCTACAAGTTCCGCGGCGCCGAGATCCGGAACATCCTCGACTTCGAGCGCGACTATCCCGACGCGCGCGTGGTGAAGCTCGAGGAGAACTACCGCTCGACGGGGACGATCCTGGACGCCGCGGGGGCGGTGATCTCCCGCAACGTCGCCCGCAAGGGAAAACGCCTGTGGACGCGCAACGACCGGGGCGACCGCGTGAAGCTCTTCCGCGCTCCCGACGACCGCGCGGAGGCGACCTGGGTCGCGCGCCAGGTGCAGTCCCTTCTCGGCTCCCTCGATCACGGCGACTTCGCGGTCCTCTACCGGACCAACGCGCAGTCGCGGTCCTTCGAAGAGGCGTTCCGGCGCGACCGGATCCCGTACCAGGTCGTGGGCGCCGTGCAGTTCTACGAGCGCAAGGAGGTCAAGGACGTCTTAGCCTACCTGAAGCTCGCCGTGAACCCCTCCGACGACGTCGCCTTCCGGCGCGTCGTCAACACGCCCCCGCGCGGGATCGGCGACACCACGCTCCAGTCGATCGAGGAGGTCGCGCGGGCCACCCGCGTGCCGCTGCTCGCGGCCTCGCGCCGCGCCCTCGAGCAGAACCTCCTCCCCTCGCGCTCCGCCAAGATGCTCTCCGACTTCCTCGCCCTCATGGAGACGCTGCAGCTGCGTGCCGCGGAGGAACCCGCGCCGGTGGTCATCGACGGCGTCCTCGAGGGCGTGGACTACGACCGCTACCTCGAGAAGGCGTTCCCCGGCGAGTCCGAGGACCGGCTCGAGAACGTCCGCGCGCTGGTCTCGGCCGCCGCGGAGCACGAGAAGGAGGCGGAGGAAGCCGGCGAGCGCGCGACGCTGCACGGGTTCCTCGACCGCTCCGCCCTCGTGTCGGACGCCGACGAGGTCGGCCGCGGACCCGGCGTGACGCTGATGACGATCCACAACGCCAAGGGGCTCGAGTTCCCGGTCGTCTTCCTCGCGGGGATGGAGGAGAACCTCTTCCCCCACGCCCGCTCGGCGGGGAACGACGAGGACCTCGAGGAGGAGCGCCGGCTCTGCTACGTCGCGATGACCCGCGCGAAGCGGCGCCTGTTCCTGTCGCTCGCGGCCTCGCGGTTCGTCCAGGGGATCCCGCAGGCCAACCGCCCGTCGCGGTTCCTCGAGGAGATCCCCGACACCGTCCTCTCCGAGGAACGCCCGTCGGCGCCCCCGTCGTCCGTGCGGGAGCCCGAGCGCGCGTGGGGCTCGAGCGCGGCGCGCCCGATCCGCCCGGCCGGACCGCCCCCTTCGATCAAGCCCGCGGGGGACATGCCCGCCGACGGCTTCGCGATCGGGCGGACGGTGCGGCACCCCATGTTCGGCGACGGCAAGATCACCGAGCGCGAGGGGCAGGGCCCCCAGCTCAAGCTCACCATCTGGTTCGCGGGCCACGGCAAGAAACGGATCCTGCCGTCCTACACCCGTCTCGAAGTCCTGTAAGGAGTCCGTGTCATGAAGGCGAACGACATCCGCAACGGCCAGATCCTCCGCATCGAAGGGAAGCTCTTCCGCGTGCTCTCGTTCCAGCACCGCACCCCCGGGAACCTCCGCGCCTTCGTCCAAGCGAAGCTGCGCGACCTCAAGACGGGAGCCCAGAACGAGTTCCGGTTCAGCTCGACCGAGGAGCTCGAGCGCGTCTCCCTGGACACGCGCCAGATGCAGTACCTCTACCACGACGCCGCCGGCTACCACTTCATGGACAACGACACCTACGACCAGGTCGCCCTGGCGGACGACGTCGTCGGCGACGTGATGCCCTACGTGATCGCGGAGTCGGTCGTCGTGATGGAGTGGTTCGACGGCGCCCCGGTCGGTCTCGAGCTCCCCGCCGCGGTCGAGCTGAAGATCGTCGAGACCGCGCCGGGGATCAAGGGCGCGACCGCTTCGGCGCAGAAGAAGCCGGCCAAGCTCGAGACCGGGCTCGTCGTCCAGGTGCCCTCGTTCATCGAGGAAGGGGAGAAGATCCGAATCTCGACGGAGACGGGGGATTATCTCGGGAGGGCTTAGGCCTTCAGTGCCCGCCGCGATCCTCCGCCCCGCCCTGCGCGATCTTCGCCAGCGCGAGGAGCTGAGCCCACGGCAGCGCCAGCACCCCGGCCTGGTAGTCGATCACCTGGATCCGGAGACCCCGCTCGTCCCAGTGCAGGATGTACCCCTGCTCGAGATACGGGATCTTCCCCTCTTTCGGCCGGTCGAGGTCCATGGGCTCCCTCCGCGCGACGTGCTGCCCGCGAACTTAGGGCACGCGGCGTCGGGATGCACGCTCACGTGGTGCGAAGCACGAACTGCGTGACCTCCGGCCGCACGTTGAACCGAACCCGCCAGAGGTGGCCGAGCCCGCGGTTGATGTAGAGGCGACCGCCGCCGGCGAGGGCGAACTCCCCCGCCGTGTACCGCTTGTTCCGTACCGGGAGGACGGGAGGCGGGAGGAACGGCGGGCGGCACTGCCCGCCGTGGGTGTGCCCCGACAGGATCCATCCGTCGTACTTCTCGAAGATCGAAAGGTCGGCGGCATCCGGGTTGTGGCAGAGGACGATCCCGGGCCCCTCGCGCTCGAGCAACGGCGCCACGCGCTCGGGGGTGAGCCGCCCGGACCAGAAGTCGTCGATCCCCGTGAATCGCAGGCCGTGCAGTTCCGCCGCGTCGTTCCGGAGCACGAGCGCCCCCGAGGCGTCCAGGATCCGCTCGATCCGGTCGGCGACCTCCGGCTGGTTCCAGCCGAATCCGTAATCGTGGTTCCCGAGCACGGCCACGGTCGACAATCGCCCCCGCGGCATGGTCTCGAAGACCCGCCGCGCCTCCCGCAAGTCCTTCGCGTCGGTGTAGGTGATCGCGTCGCCGGTGAAGACGACGAAGTCGGGCTTCAGCGCCGCGGCATCGCGGAAGGCGTCGATCACGAACGTCGAGTCGACCTTCGGCCCGACGTGGACGTCGCTGATCTGGAGAAGGGTCGCGCCGTCGAGCGCCTTCGGGAGTCCGCGGATCGGGAGCGGCCGCACGACGCGCTCGACCCAGTGCGGCTCGATCCCCCAGCCGTAGCCGACGCACCCCGCGGCGGCGGCAAGGGAAGTCCGAACGAAGGTTCTCCTGGAGATCAGGCTCACGCGGGCTCCTTCCGGTCTGGATCGCAACCGGACGCACCCCTCAGTCGCAGTTCGGCACCCCGAGGAAACACGGAAGCTGGTCGATCACCACCCCGGCGTAGACGAAGGCGAGCGAGACGGACAGGGCGAGTCCGGCCCAGTGACCGAACGTGAGGGCCCGGAGATCGCGCGCCGACCGGAGGCGTCCCACGGCGGGCGCCGCCGAAAGCACGATCAGCAGCGAATGGACGGACATGAACGAGAAGAGCACGAGGGGAAACTCCTCGCGAAGCTCACGTCGATTCCACCACTCGAGGACGAAGAGCGGCACGACGAGGGCGGCGCTGATCGCGAGGGAAGTCGAGAAGGTACGCAGGACGCGAAGCACCGGCGGGTTCATGCTCCAGAGCGTACTGGGCGACCGTGTTCGCTTCGTGCAGGGACGGCGGATTATCGGTGCAGCTACGCGGCCGTATACCCGGCCCCGGGCTTCACCACGACCGCCTTCAGCCCCTTCGCCGCCACCTTCCGGACGAACTCGTTCGGGTCCGCCTTGATGTAGCCGAAGGTGTCGTAGTGCATCGGGATCACGACCCCCGCCTGCAGGAACTCCGCCGCCTTCACGGCGTCGTCGATCCCCATGGTGAAGTTGTCGCCGATGGGGAGGAGTGCGACGTCGATGGGGCCGTTCATCTCGGCGATGAGCTTCATGTCGAGGAACAGTCCGGTGTCGCCGGAGTGATAGAGGGTCTTCCCGCCCATCTTGAGGATGATCCCGGCGGGATTCCCCAGCGCCTCGCCGTCGGGACCGGTCGAGCCGTGGTGTGCGATCGTCAGCTTCACGCGGCCGAAGGGGAAGTTCGCCCCGCCACCGATGTGGAGCGGGTGCCCCTCGCACCCCCGCTTCTGGAACCACCCCGTGACCTCGAAGTTCGCGATCACGAGGGCTCCGGTGTGCTTGGCGATCTCGACGCCGTCGCCGATGTGGTCGCCGTGGCCGTGGCTGACGATCACCGCGTCGAGCTTCTTGAACGCGCTCGGCTTCACGTCGGCCAGCGGGTTTCCGGTCAGGAACGGGTCGATCACGACGCGGTGCGTCCCGTCCTCGATTTCCCAGCACGAATGCCCGTGGTAGTGGAGATTCAGCATCGCCCGCCCTCCTGGACACGCGCCGACAGGCTAGCGCGGCGGCGACTGGCACGCATCCTGTAGACTTCGCGCATGGGTTCCGCGCTCGACTCCCTCCCCGCGCTGCTCGCGAAGAAGGACT includes the following:
- the efp gene encoding elongation factor P, which translates into the protein MKANDIRNGQILRIEGKLFRVLSFQHRTPGNLRAFVQAKLRDLKTGAQNEFRFSSTEELERVSLDTRQMQYLYHDAAGYHFMDNDTYDQVALADDVVGDVMPYVIAESVVVMEWFDGAPVGLELPAAVELKIVETAPGIKGATASAQKKPAKLETGLVVQVPSFIEEGEKIRISTETGDYLGRA
- a CDS encoding metal-dependent hydrolase, with translation MLNLHYHGHSCWEIEDGTHRVVIDPFLTGNPLADVKPSAFKKLDAVIVSHGHGDHIGDGVEIAKHTGALVIANFEVTGWFQKRGCEGHPLHIGGGANFPFGRVKLTIAHHGSTGPDGEALGNPAGIILKMGGKTLYHSGDTGLFLDMKLIAEMNGPIDVALLPIGDNFTMGIDDAVKAAEFLQAGVVIPMHYDTFGYIKADPNEFVRKVAAKGLKAVVVKPGAGYTAA
- a CDS encoding UvrD-helicase domain-containing protein, translated to MNPPEPQPTSVDRLVSALNPEQREAVVHEGGPLLVLAGAGSGKTRVITHRIAWLVLERGVAPWNIVAVTFTNKAAGEMRERVEKILGSRAEGMWIGTFHGLCLRMLRRDGERVGLASGFNVYDSDDQLALVRRILKSHSADDAAGTARPFLSRISRWKNSMIAPENASKQAFSPDARLQAEVYAAYEEGLRRANACDFDDLLLKALALVDAETNPDLLEKYAARTHHLLVDEYQDTNRPQYLMVRALGTAHRNVFVVGDEDQSIYKFRGAEIRNILDFERDYPDARVVKLEENYRSTGTILDAAGAVISRNVARKGKRLWTRNDRGDRVKLFRAPDDRAEATWVARQVQSLLGSLDHGDFAVLYRTNAQSRSFEEAFRRDRIPYQVVGAVQFYERKEVKDVLAYLKLAVNPSDDVAFRRVVNTPPRGIGDTTLQSIEEVARATRVPLLAASRRALEQNLLPSRSAKMLSDFLALMETLQLRAAEEPAPVVIDGVLEGVDYDRYLEKAFPGESEDRLENVRALVSAAAEHEKEAEEAGERATLHGFLDRSALVSDADEVGRGPGVTLMTIHNAKGLEFPVVFLAGMEENLFPHARSAGNDEDLEEERRLCYVAMTRAKRRLFLSLAASRFVQGIPQANRPSRFLEEIPDTVLSEERPSAPPSSVREPERAWGSSAARPIRPAGPPPSIKPAGDMPADGFAIGRTVRHPMFGDGKITEREGQGPQLKLTIWFAGHGKKRILPSYTRLEVL
- a CDS encoding metallophosphoesterase, with translation MSLISRRTFVRTSLAAAAGCVGYGWGIEPHWVERVVRPLPIRGLPKALDGATLLQISDVHVGPKVDSTFVIDAFRDAAALKPDFVVFTGDAITYTDAKDLREARRVFETMPRGRLSTVAVLGNHDYGFGWNQPEVADRIERILDASGALVLRNDAAELHGLRFTGIDDFWSGRLTPERVAPLLEREGPGIVLCHNPDAADLSIFEKYDGWILSGHTHGGQCRPPFLPPPVLPVRNKRYTAGEFALAGGGRLYINRGLGHLWRVRFNVRPEVTQFVLRTT